In a genomic window of Occallatibacter riparius:
- a CDS encoding acyl-CoA dehydrogenase family protein, producing MGFKFHGFDFLHLDSSFSEDELLVRKTARDFVEDNLVPIIEQCFREGRFPRELVKTMGELGFFGATIDGYGCAGMSNVEYGLVMQELERGDSGFRSFVSVQSALVMYPIYTFGSDEQKNTWLPALASGQKLGCFGLTEPEYGSNPGGMKTTARKSGDGYVLNGEKLWITSGHISDVAVIWAKVDDEDDRVRGFLVETDRPGFKAYDVHGKWSLRASVTSGLSLQDVHVPEANLLPGTGGLKSPLMCLNQARYGISWGALGAAMSCFDTALQYSKTRKQFHNMPIAGHQLVQEKLVWMANEIAKGQLLSLHVGRMKDAGTVGHEHISMAKRNNVWMALECARMARDVLGANGITEDYPIMRHMMNLESVKTYEGTHDIHTLILGHNLTGIGAY from the coding sequence ATGGGATTCAAATTTCACGGCTTTGATTTTCTTCATCTCGATTCCTCCTTCAGCGAGGACGAACTGCTGGTGCGCAAGACGGCGCGCGACTTCGTCGAGGACAACCTCGTTCCCATCATCGAGCAGTGTTTCCGCGAAGGACGGTTCCCGCGCGAGCTGGTGAAGACGATGGGCGAGCTGGGGTTCTTTGGCGCCACCATCGATGGCTACGGCTGCGCGGGGATGTCGAACGTGGAGTACGGTCTGGTGATGCAGGAGCTGGAGCGCGGCGATTCCGGATTCCGCAGCTTTGTGAGCGTGCAGTCGGCACTGGTAATGTATCCGATTTACACGTTCGGCTCCGATGAGCAGAAGAACACGTGGCTGCCCGCACTCGCTTCGGGACAGAAGCTCGGCTGCTTTGGGCTGACGGAGCCGGAGTATGGCTCGAACCCTGGCGGCATGAAGACCACGGCGCGCAAATCCGGCGACGGCTACGTGCTGAACGGCGAGAAGCTGTGGATCACCTCGGGGCACATTTCTGATGTAGCAGTGATCTGGGCCAAGGTGGACGATGAGGACGATCGCGTGCGCGGGTTCCTTGTCGAGACGGACCGGCCAGGGTTCAAGGCATACGACGTACATGGCAAGTGGTCGCTGCGGGCCTCGGTGACGAGCGGGCTGTCGCTGCAGGACGTGCATGTGCCCGAAGCGAACCTGCTGCCAGGTACGGGCGGATTGAAGAGTCCCCTGATGTGCCTGAATCAGGCGCGCTACGGAATCAGCTGGGGCGCGCTGGGCGCGGCGATGTCGTGCTTTGACACAGCGTTGCAGTATTCCAAGACCAGGAAACAATTCCATAACATGCCGATCGCCGGACACCAGCTTGTGCAGGAGAAGCTGGTGTGGATGGCCAACGAGATCGCGAAGGGCCAGCTGCTGAGCCTGCACGTGGGCCGCATGAAGGATGCCGGAACCGTGGGGCACGAGCATATCTCGATGGCCAAGCGGAACAACGTGTGGATGGCGCTCGAGTGCGCCCGCATGGCCCGTGATGTTCTCGGTGCGAATGGCATCACGGAGGACTATCCGATCATGCGGCACATGATGAACCTCGAGTCGGTGAAGACTTACGAGGGAACGCATGATATCCACACGCTGATTCTGGGGCACAACCTGACAGGCATCGGCGCGTACTGA
- a CDS encoding DNA topoisomerase IB, producing MATLEIITDPIQSSRQAGLRYVTDAKPGFTRKKRGKSFQYFDTDGKRIKDEDTLRRIKSLVIPPAWTDVWICPAANGHLQATGRDARGRKQSRYHPRWREVRDETKYERMKLFGAALPKIRDQVERDLALSGLPREKVLATIVRLLETTFIRIGNEEYAKENQSYGLTTLRNKHVDVEGSKVHFKFKGKSGKMHSIDVQDRQLARIVKKCQDVPGYELFQYIDEEGNHRSVDASDVNDYLRAITEDDFTAKDFRTWAGTVLACSLLRQFEASETQAQTKKNVVEAIKTVAERLGNTPSVCRKCYVHPRVIESYMSGTMVKAFEDQVKAEVAKTPHELRQEELDVLHLLEEKAKLAA from the coding sequence ATGGCCACGCTGGAGATCATAACCGACCCAATACAGAGCTCCAGGCAGGCCGGGCTGCGTTACGTAACGGACGCAAAGCCGGGATTCACGCGCAAAAAACGCGGCAAGTCCTTCCAGTATTTCGACACCGACGGGAAGCGGATCAAAGACGAAGATACGCTGCGGCGCATCAAGTCACTGGTCATTCCGCCGGCCTGGACGGACGTGTGGATCTGCCCGGCCGCGAACGGCCACTTACAGGCCACAGGCCGTGATGCCCGCGGGCGCAAGCAGAGCCGGTATCATCCGCGATGGCGCGAGGTCCGCGATGAAACCAAGTACGAACGGATGAAGCTGTTCGGGGCGGCGCTGCCGAAGATCCGCGACCAGGTTGAGCGCGATCTTGCGCTATCCGGGCTGCCGCGCGAGAAGGTCCTAGCTACTATCGTCCGGCTGCTCGAGACCACATTCATCCGCATCGGCAACGAGGAATACGCCAAGGAGAACCAGTCCTACGGCTTGACCACACTGCGCAACAAGCACGTGGATGTCGAAGGGTCGAAGGTTCACTTCAAGTTCAAGGGCAAGAGCGGCAAGATGCACTCGATTGATGTGCAGGACCGCCAGCTCGCCCGAATCGTGAAGAAGTGCCAGGACGTGCCGGGCTACGAGCTGTTCCAGTACATCGATGAGGAGGGCAATCACCGGTCAGTCGATGCGTCGGATGTGAACGACTATCTGCGCGCCATCACCGAAGACGATTTCACCGCGAAGGACTTTCGCACGTGGGCCGGGACGGTGCTGGCCTGTTCCCTGCTGCGGCAGTTCGAGGCCAGCGAAACCCAGGCGCAGACGAAGAAGAACGTGGTGGAAGCGATCAAGACGGTAGCAGAGCGGCTGGGAAACACGCCATCTGTGTGCCGCAAGTGCTATGTGCATCCCCGGGTGATCGAGAGCTACATGAGCGGCACGATGGTGAAGGCCTTCGAGGACCAGGTGAAGGCGGAGGTGGCGAAGACGCCGCACGAGCTGCGACAGGAAGAACTGGATGTGCTCCATCTGCTGGAGGAGAAAGCTAAGCTGGCGGCGTGA
- a CDS encoding alpha/beta hydrolase family protein, which translates to MARYISGTHNIHIDQFEPEPDGTHSALLVLHGSGGAASYWMERFAPTLREAGVAIYAPHYFEKTTTSRATMAEILDGRHFIAWLTAIQDAVSYVANRACVEATRIGVLGISLGGYLAVALGIEDKRIRAVVELSGGVPLGWEDRMTQSMPPTLVLHGDRDDIVPVAEAYKLQAILEQKNITHEVKIFPHQTHWLSGAAQMELLMHCANFLDRYLFRGQALRKAG; encoded by the coding sequence ATGGCTCGATACATTAGCGGGACCCACAACATACATATAGATCAATTCGAACCCGAGCCGGATGGTACGCATTCCGCGCTTCTGGTGCTGCATGGATCGGGCGGAGCCGCCAGCTATTGGATGGAGCGGTTCGCTCCCACTCTTCGGGAAGCGGGCGTAGCGATTTATGCTCCGCACTACTTCGAAAAGACGACGACCAGCCGTGCGACGATGGCCGAGATTCTTGACGGCAGGCACTTTATTGCCTGGCTGACGGCGATCCAGGACGCGGTGAGTTATGTCGCCAACCGCGCATGCGTGGAGGCTACCCGGATCGGCGTTCTGGGTATCTCTCTGGGCGGATACCTGGCTGTGGCACTCGGCATCGAGGACAAGCGCATTCGCGCGGTGGTCGAGCTCTCAGGCGGAGTTCCGCTGGGATGGGAGGACCGCATGACCCAAAGCATGCCTCCCACGCTGGTTCTGCATGGCGACCGTGACGATATTGTGCCGGTGGCTGAGGCATACAAGCTGCAGGCCATCCTGGAACAGAAGAACATCACCCACGAGGTGAAGATCTTCCCGCATCAGACCCATTGGCTCAGCGGCGCAGCGCAGATGGAATTGCTGATGCACTGTGCGAACTTCCTGGACCGGTATCTCTTCAGAGGCCAGGCGCTGCGCAAAGCAGGATGA
- a CDS encoding ABC transporter ATP-binding protein, which yields MNEAPAVAMHQDEAAAQPVVEFRDVHISFNGPDVLDGVSFAVGPRETRVLLGPAGVGKSVLLKTANGLICPDSGQVVLLGNDISQLRERDLFPLRLRTGMVFQEGALFDSLTVRDNVAYQLIQEEVPDEEIDSRVLEALRFVGLEQTFSLFPGSLSGGMRRRVAIARALIRQPELLLYDSPTGGLDPVTSTTIIELIVKQRDFYRTPSIMVTHRLQDAFTMCTHRFDSDKGAMVKLPEGETDQNTTFLMMNDGKILFDGSLHDLVHSEDPFVREFLE from the coding sequence ATGAACGAAGCTCCCGCAGTGGCGATGCACCAGGACGAAGCGGCTGCGCAGCCGGTCGTGGAGTTTCGTGATGTGCACATCTCGTTTAACGGGCCAGACGTGCTGGATGGGGTGAGTTTCGCCGTTGGCCCTCGGGAAACGCGCGTCCTGCTGGGTCCCGCAGGCGTTGGAAAAAGCGTGCTGCTGAAGACCGCCAACGGGTTGATATGCCCGGATTCCGGTCAGGTTGTCCTATTGGGCAATGACATCTCGCAACTGCGGGAGCGCGACCTGTTTCCGCTGCGCCTGCGCACGGGTATGGTCTTCCAGGAGGGTGCGCTGTTTGATTCGCTGACGGTCCGCGACAATGTGGCGTACCAGTTAATCCAGGAAGAGGTGCCCGACGAAGAGATCGACAGCCGGGTCCTCGAGGCTTTGCGGTTCGTAGGACTGGAACAGACCTTTTCGCTTTTCCCAGGCAGCCTCTCAGGCGGTATGCGCAGGCGCGTAGCCATCGCGAGGGCACTGATCCGGCAGCCGGAACTGCTGTTGTACGATTCCCCGACGGGAGGGCTGGACCCGGTCACGTCGACAACGATTATCGAACTGATCGTGAAGCAGAGGGACTTCTACAGAACGCCGTCAATCATGGTGACGCATCGGCTGCAGGACGCATTCACCATGTGCACGCACCGGTTCGACTCGGACAAAGGCGCGATGGTGAAACTGCCTGAGGGCGAAACGGATCAGAACACCACGTTCCTGATGATGAACGACGGGAAGATCCTCTTCGATGGCTCGCTGCACGACCTTGTTCACAGTGAAGATCCGTTTGTGCGCGAGTTTCTGGAATAG
- a CDS encoding MlaE family ABC transporter permease: MALDRIDRTAKQFVLTVQDYTLFSLRAVLNLFSAPVYWSDFILQADIIGVGSTMIVLFAGFFTGGVLAVQSAATLAAFGATAVTGRFVSLSMIRELGAVLTGIMVSGRNASSMASELGSMVVTEQIDAMRALGVDPMRKLVTPRVYATIVMLFFLTIVADFCGILGGAAVTVFMNHQNGGQYFSQAYQFLAFGDVLQGLVKPLCFGFIIASIGCFYGMRTTGGTQGVGQSTIKAVVFASVLIIFVDLLISTLMVSIFSR; the protein is encoded by the coding sequence ATGGCGCTAGACAGGATCGATAGAACCGCCAAACAATTCGTACTCACGGTTCAGGATTACACCCTGTTCTCGCTTCGGGCTGTTCTTAATCTATTCAGCGCGCCCGTTTACTGGTCCGATTTCATTCTGCAGGCAGACATCATTGGCGTCGGTTCCACGATGATTGTCTTGTTTGCGGGATTTTTCACCGGCGGCGTTCTCGCAGTGCAATCGGCGGCGACGCTGGCAGCGTTCGGCGCAACGGCGGTAACGGGCCGGTTCGTGAGCCTGTCAATGATCCGCGAGCTGGGCGCGGTGCTGACGGGCATCATGGTATCGGGGCGCAACGCTTCCTCAATGGCCAGCGAACTGGGCTCGATGGTAGTGACGGAACAGATTGATGCGATGCGCGCGCTCGGCGTGGACCCGATGCGCAAGCTGGTGACGCCCCGCGTGTACGCAACGATCGTAATGCTGTTCTTCCTGACGATTGTGGCGGATTTCTGCGGCATTCTCGGGGGCGCCGCGGTGACGGTGTTCATGAATCACCAGAACGGTGGGCAGTATTTCTCGCAGGCCTACCAGTTCCTCGCTTTTGGCGATGTTCTACAGGGCCTCGTCAAGCCTCTCTGCTTCGGTTTCATCATTGCTTCGATCGGATGCTTCTACGGGATGCGGACAACCGGCGGAACACAGGGCGTAGGTCAATCGACCATCAAGGCCGTCGTGTTCGCATCCGTCCTCATCATCTTCGTCGACCTGCTCATCAGTACCCTGATGGTGTCCATCTTCAGCCGATGA
- a CDS encoding alpha,alpha-trehalose-phosphate synthase (UDP-forming), which translates to MRHFRMRLILALIVGITLLSLASTYFEVLARKHALRSELERRTGWLGTSLQPYMEEALATGATPQIAAVAQELRRHEESIGLAIYDTKGNLQVFDGPEALIRSLPPEAVRKTIKEGANSSQFGRTGDQYWLQEAIPLHVNGQPAGALVVLEDAGYIRHEASAVWQQTFLRICASVILIVGVTVLMIRWFLMRPITRLAERLRLLRMGNPEHGILDEVDDLSLFTPIAREVENITESLMEARAAAAAEARLREAGENLWTAERLTVHVRQHAGSGQIFVVSNREPYMHVRQGKETVCMVPPSGLVTAIEPVLRACDGVWVAQGSGSEDRLFVDSHDRLRVPPDDPKYTLRRVWLSAEEESGYYDGFANEGLWPLCHIAHTRPIFRASDWECYQTVNRKFAHALLHEMEDTEEPIVFVQDYHFALLPRMIKAVRPDARVAIFWHIPWPNPEAFGICPWQAELLDGLLGADLIGFHIPLHCNNFLDTVDRVLESRTDREHMAARRRGHTTIIRPYPVSVAIDPTGTDRAAWSRTSDELLREFHIKADKIVLGVDRMDYTKGIVERLQAFERLLEDHPWHRERVTMVQIAAPSRTRIPSYADLRRRVEATVEQINTRFETPDWRPVLLIERQCSHEEVSDWYRAADICLVTSLHDGMNLVAKEYLAARDDEDGVLVLSKFTGAAVELRDSLIVNPYDIDGVADAIHRGLEMNATDRRLRMQRMRRHVMEHNVYRWAATVLGDLRELRIETPDVRQETMVLQRAESAQRKRA; encoded by the coding sequence ATGCGCCATTTCCGCATGAGGTTGATTCTCGCTCTGATCGTGGGGATCACTCTGCTTTCTCTGGCCTCCACCTATTTCGAGGTTCTCGCCCGCAAGCATGCACTGCGCAGCGAGTTGGAGCGCCGCACTGGATGGCTCGGCACCAGTCTTCAGCCCTACATGGAAGAGGCTCTCGCGACCGGCGCCACGCCGCAGATCGCGGCGGTTGCGCAGGAACTGCGCCGTCACGAGGAATCCATCGGCCTCGCGATCTACGACACGAAGGGCAATCTCCAGGTCTTCGACGGACCGGAAGCCCTCATACGGAGCCTTCCTCCGGAGGCCGTTCGCAAAACCATAAAAGAGGGCGCAAACTCGAGCCAGTTCGGCCGCACCGGCGATCAGTACTGGCTGCAGGAAGCGATCCCGCTTCACGTCAACGGTCAGCCAGCCGGCGCTCTGGTTGTACTAGAGGATGCCGGATACATTCGGCACGAAGCCTCGGCCGTATGGCAGCAGACATTTTTGCGCATTTGCGCGTCTGTAATTCTCATTGTGGGCGTCACGGTTTTAATGATCCGCTGGTTTCTCATGCGGCCCATCACCAGGCTCGCCGAGCGGCTCCGCCTTCTTCGCATGGGCAATCCCGAACACGGGATTCTTGATGAAGTCGACGACCTGAGCCTGTTCACGCCGATCGCGCGCGAAGTCGAAAACATTACAGAAAGCTTGATGGAAGCCCGCGCCGCCGCGGCTGCCGAAGCACGCTTGCGCGAAGCCGGCGAGAACCTCTGGACTGCCGAGCGCCTGACCGTCCACGTGCGCCAGCACGCCGGCTCTGGCCAAATCTTCGTCGTGTCCAATCGCGAGCCCTACATGCACGTGCGCCAGGGCAAGGAGACTGTCTGCATGGTCCCGCCCAGCGGCCTGGTGACTGCCATCGAGCCGGTCCTGCGCGCGTGCGACGGCGTGTGGGTAGCGCAGGGAAGTGGCAGTGAAGATCGCCTGTTTGTGGACAGTCATGACCGCCTCCGCGTTCCGCCCGACGATCCCAAGTACACGCTGCGCCGCGTCTGGCTCTCGGCCGAAGAGGAGTCGGGCTACTACGACGGATTCGCGAATGAAGGCCTCTGGCCGCTCTGCCACATCGCGCATACGCGCCCCATCTTCCGCGCCTCGGACTGGGAGTGCTATCAGACCGTCAACCGCAAATTTGCGCACGCCCTGCTGCATGAGATGGAGGACACAGAGGAGCCCATCGTCTTTGTGCAGGACTATCACTTCGCGCTGCTGCCGCGCATGATCAAGGCGGTTCGGCCCGATGCCCGCGTGGCCATCTTCTGGCATATTCCGTGGCCAAATCCTGAAGCCTTCGGCATCTGCCCGTGGCAAGCGGAGCTTCTCGACGGCCTGCTCGGCGCTGATCTCATCGGCTTCCACATTCCGCTTCATTGCAACAACTTCCTCGACACGGTGGATCGCGTGCTCGAGTCGCGTACAGATCGCGAGCACATGGCTGCGCGACGCCGTGGGCACACCACTATCATTCGGCCGTATCCCGTCAGCGTAGCCATTGATCCCACTGGCACCGATCGTGCCGCCTGGAGCCGCACCAGCGACGAGTTGCTGCGCGAGTTCCACATTAAGGCCGACAAAATCGTGCTCGGTGTGGACCGCATGGACTACACCAAGGGCATTGTCGAGCGGCTCCAGGCTTTCGAGCGCCTGCTGGAAGACCACCCGTGGCACCGCGAACGCGTCACCATGGTGCAAATTGCCGCTCCCAGCCGCACGCGTATCCCCAGCTATGCCGATCTGCGCCGCCGGGTCGAAGCTACGGTGGAACAGATCAACACTCGATTCGAGACGCCTGACTGGCGCCCCGTTCTGCTCATAGAGCGGCAATGCAGCCACGAAGAAGTTTCTGACTGGTACCGCGCCGCCGACATCTGCCTGGTGACATCACTGCACGATGGCATGAATCTTGTAGCGAAGGAATACCTCGCAGCTCGCGACGATGAAGACGGCGTGCTTGTGCTGAGCAAGTTCACGGGCGCCGCAGTCGAGCTGCGCGATTCCCTCATCGTCAACCCGTACGACATCGACGGAGTCGCCGATGCAATCCATCGCGGCCTCGAGATGAATGCTACCGACCGCCGGCTTCGCATGCAGCGCATGCGGCGGCATGTTATGGAGCATAACGTATACCGCTGGGCGGCTACCGTTCTCGGTGACCTCCGCGAACTGCGCATCGAGACCCCGGACGTCCGGCAGGAAACCATGGTGTTGCAAAGGGCTGAAAGCGCCCAGCGCAAGCGCGCCTAG
- a CDS encoding trehalose-phosphatase, translating into MTEEATKTLQNYFATFTPGTRPLLLLDYDGTLAPFRVDRSKARPYTGVREAIAKIIHQGQTRLVIITGRPAREIGPLLRGFPPIIDQPIEVWGLHGSERLHADGRRELEEAPPATQRRLDELREYLRHNNLGGEFEDKPNAAVMHWRGASPRTAKFIEMRTRELFEPISRLDGLMLLQFEGGLELRVGRDKGAAIRTLVGEMPAGTPVAYVGDDVTDEAAFIALNQIPAPHLSVLMRGEPRETAANLWLRPPSGLRGFLKRWYKALQNEGRRKKVA; encoded by the coding sequence GTGACTGAAGAAGCCACCAAGACGCTGCAGAACTATTTCGCGACTTTCACCCCGGGAACCCGGCCCCTTCTCCTCCTCGATTACGACGGCACGCTCGCGCCGTTCCGTGTCGATCGCTCCAAGGCCCGTCCTTACACCGGCGTACGCGAAGCCATAGCCAAGATCATCCACCAGGGCCAGACGCGCCTGGTCATCATCACCGGCCGTCCCGCTCGCGAGATTGGACCGCTGCTGCGCGGCTTTCCGCCTATCATTGATCAACCCATCGAGGTCTGGGGATTGCACGGCTCCGAACGTCTGCACGCCGACGGCCGCCGCGAGCTCGAGGAAGCTCCGCCCGCCACGCAGCGCCGCCTGGACGAACTCCGCGAATATCTGCGCCACAACAATCTGGGCGGCGAATTCGAAGACAAGCCCAATGCCGCTGTGATGCACTGGCGCGGCGCCTCACCGCGCACCGCCAAGTTCATTGAGATGCGCACGCGCGAGCTGTTCGAGCCCATCTCGCGCCTTGACGGGCTGATGCTCCTGCAATTCGAGGGTGGCCTCGAGTTGCGCGTCGGTCGCGACAAGGGCGCTGCAATTCGCACTCTGGTAGGTGAGATGCCGGCGGGAACGCCCGTTGCGTACGTTGGTGACGATGTGACGGACGAGGCGGCTTTCATAGCGCTCAATCAAATCCCTGCGCCGCACCTGAGTGTGCTCATGCGCGGTGAGCCGCGCGAAACCGCAGCGAATCTGTGGCTGCGCCCTCCGTCAGGTCTGCGAGGTTTCTTGAAGAGGTGGTACAAGGCGCTTCAGAACGAAGGCCGGCGCAAGAAGGTGGCGTGA
- a CDS encoding sigma-54-dependent transcriptional regulator, whose product MPEVDLPLNVSATTSNGNTTIASILVIDDEAGIRDSLEVLLTLEGYSVKMAADGEQGLRILELENFDLVLLDLALPGKSGLELLPMIKDRQPETPVIMITAYGTVDNVVEAIRAGAENFVQKPWDNEKLLADMRSAIARHKAEEENLQLKRTLKQRYNFTNIVGKSETMLRMFDLVAQVAPSRSTVLIQGESGTGKELIAKAIHANSPRKDKPFVPINTGAMPSELLESTLFGHVKGAFTSAIASKKGLFEVANGGTLFLDEIATMGMDTQAKILRVLQDRRFMHLGGIQEIQVDVRIIAATNVDLRQAVRDGRFREDLFYRLNVITVDLPPLRARREDIPPLVQHFLEFYCNENGLPPRKLSTDAMRALMDYEWPGNVRELENCIERGVVLSSGPMIGSDLLPGHITGRSFQDALLEHNPNASLFDILEDIERRIIVEKLERCNWNQTDAAEQFRIPLSTLNQKIKRLNIEIRKRGRE is encoded by the coding sequence ATGCCTGAAGTCGATCTTCCTTTGAACGTTTCGGCGACGACGTCGAATGGCAACACCACTATCGCAAGCATCCTGGTAATTGACGACGAGGCGGGCATCCGCGATTCGCTGGAGGTGCTGCTGACGCTCGAAGGCTATTCGGTCAAGATGGCCGCGGATGGCGAGCAGGGTTTGCGCATCCTGGAGTTGGAGAACTTCGACCTGGTGCTGCTTGACCTCGCGCTCCCCGGCAAGAGCGGCCTTGAACTGCTTCCGATGATCAAGGACCGGCAGCCCGAGACTCCCGTGATCATGATTACCGCCTACGGTACGGTGGATAACGTGGTAGAGGCGATCCGCGCGGGCGCGGAGAATTTCGTCCAGAAGCCGTGGGACAATGAAAAGCTGTTGGCCGATATGCGATCGGCGATCGCGCGCCACAAGGCCGAAGAAGAGAATCTGCAACTCAAGCGCACGCTGAAGCAGCGCTATAACTTCACCAACATCGTGGGCAAGAGCGAGACGATGCTGCGGATGTTCGACCTGGTGGCACAGGTGGCGCCGAGCCGGTCCACGGTTCTGATTCAGGGCGAGAGCGGCACAGGCAAGGAGCTGATCGCGAAGGCGATTCATGCGAATTCGCCGCGTAAAGACAAGCCGTTCGTTCCGATCAACACAGGCGCGATGCCCTCGGAGTTGCTGGAATCGACGCTGTTCGGGCACGTGAAGGGCGCATTCACCTCGGCTATCGCATCAAAGAAGGGCCTGTTCGAAGTCGCGAACGGCGGCACGCTGTTCCTCGACGAGATTGCGACGATGGGAATGGACACGCAGGCGAAAATCCTGCGCGTGCTGCAGGACCGGCGTTTCATGCACCTGGGCGGTATCCAGGAGATCCAGGTGGACGTGCGCATTATTGCAGCCACCAATGTGGACCTGAGGCAGGCCGTGCGCGATGGGCGGTTCCGCGAGGATCTGTTCTACCGCCTCAACGTGATCACGGTGGATCTGCCGCCGCTGCGGGCGCGTCGCGAGGATATTCCACCGCTGGTGCAGCATTTCCTCGAGTTCTACTGCAATGAGAACGGACTGCCGCCGCGGAAACTCTCGACCGATGCCATGCGGGCGCTGATGGATTACGAGTGGCCAGGCAATGTGCGCGAGCTCGAGAACTGCATCGAGCGCGGCGTGGTGCTGTCGTCGGGACCGATGATCGGGAGCGACCTGCTGCCGGGACACATCACGGGCCGGAGCTTCCAGGATGCGCTACTGGAACACAACCCGAATGCCTCACTGTTCGACATCCTCGAAGACATCGAACGCCGCATCATCGTGGAGAAACTGGAACGCTGCAACTGGAATCAGACCGACGCAGCAGAGCAGTTCCGCATCCCGCTGTCGACGTTGAATCAGAAGATTAAGCGGCTAAACATCGAGATTCGGAAGCGCGGGCGAGAGTAG